The genomic interval CTGGTCGTCGCGATGTTCATGTTCTCGGAGAGCCTGGAGAGCGTCCGCAAGGCCCTCTTCGAGTACTCGATCCCCAACCAGCTCGCGGCCTTCTACGAGACGGGCGCCGCCGAGGCGTCCTCCGGGCCCACCGGCTGGGAGCCGCTGTGGATCGTCCTCGTCGTGGCGGGCGTCGCCCTGGGCGGCGCGTACACGTCGCTGGTCAGCCGCGACGCGTGACGGACGGGGCGCGCGCCGCGCCCCCGGTCAGTACCTCGGCGCGTTACGGGACCGCTGGAGCCGCGCGCTCCGGCGGTCCTTCGCGTTCCAGCAGGCCTTGTGCCAGTGGCGCCGGTCCTCGACCCCGCCGCCGTACTGCGGCCAGGCCACCAGGTGCGGGACGCCCGGCGGGATCTCCTGGTCGCACCCGGGGCAGCGGTAGTGCTTCGCCGCC from Streptomyces albireticuli carries:
- a CDS encoding ATP/GTP-binding protein, giving the protein MSPRRNRPRGGPERAADAPREGGGGGDRYGLERAESWQGEEWAVRTVSGGSAAKHYRCPGCDQEIPPGVPHLVAWPQYGGGVEDRRHWHKACWNAKDRRSARLQRSRNAPRY